In the genome of Roseovarius sp. Pro17, the window GCGATTGTTCGCGCAATGTCAGGAAAACATCATCCAGAGGCCGACAGCGGCCAGCAAGCTGCCGAAGGCCAGATTGATGTGTCGCGCCGACCGGTCCTCGCGAAATCTGCGGGCCAGAATATCGCCGAACATCGTCCAGACCAGAAACGACACGAGATTGTTGAGAGTAAATGTTGCGACGATGACGATCACGACCCAGAAATCTGAGCCGCCTTTGGTGGTCAGGAACTGGCTGAACATCAGAGTGATGATGACATAAGCCTTGGGGTTCAGCAGCAATAGCACCGCTCCGTCGCGGAACCGGATCGAGCGTGCCTCAGCCACGCCGCCCTGCGCGCCTGCGCAAAGCAATGTCCACGCCAGCCACAGCACATATGCCGACCCTGCCAGTTTGAGTGCACCAAAGAGACCGGGAAAGAGGCTTGCCCCTTCGGCAAATCCGAGGCCGATCGCGAGCGTGACCAGAAACGTCGCAACGTGATAGCCCAGATTGGCGGGCAACGTGGCGCGTAGCCCGAACCGCGCGCCGCTGGCGGCGAAAAACATGTTGCCCGGGCCGGGACTGAATGCCAGAGGAAAGAGAAACACCAGCAATGGCAAAAATATGGACAGCATGGCAATCTCCCTTGGGATGCGGAATATGTGCGCCACTGTCCCTGCCCTGCGCCGCTGAAACGACCCGTTTCATGCGGTTTCGCCGCCCAGTAAGGAGCTTGCCGTGATCTATGTCGATGCCGATGCCTGCCCGGTCAAGGATGAGGCGATCCGCGTTGGCACGCGGCATGAACTGAGCGTCTTTATCGTCTCAAACGGCGGTCTGCGCCCATCGCCGCATCCGCTGGTCCAGACAATCATCGTGCCCGACGGCCCCGACATCGCCGACATGTGGATCGCCGAGCGTGCAGGCCCGGGCGACGTGGTCGTAACCGGCGACATTCCATTGGCCGCGAAATGCGTCGAGGCGGGCGCGCTGGTGCTGAAGCACAATGGCGAAGCGCTGACGGCGGCCAATATCGGCAACGTACTGGCCACGCGCGATCTGATGACCGACCTGCGCGCCGCCGATCCGTTCCGGCAAGGCGGCGGCAAGGGGTTTACAAAGGCGGACCGCTCGCGCTTTCTGGACGCGCTCGAACGGGCCGTGAGGCAGGCCCGCAACCTCGCACCCTGAAAGGTTCCACCAATGTCCGTCGTCGCCGTCCAAGGTAACAATACGGTCGGCGCTTTCTGCGCACTGACGGCGATCCTGTGCTTTTCCTTTGTCGATCTGGGGATCAAGCTGTTGAGCGAGGGCTATGCGCTGCACCAGATCGTATTCCTGCGCTCTCTGGTCAGCCTGACTGTGTTTCTTTTGATTATCATGCCCTTCAACGGCGGCTGGCGTGTATTTTATACTCGGCGACCAGGCGCGCATCTGTTGCGCGGCACTTTCATTGTCTGCGCCAATGTATGTCTGTTTCTGGGTCTCGCTGCGCTGCCCATCGCCGACGCGGTCGCAATCTTCTTTATCTCGCCGCTGGCTATCGCGGTGATGTCGGTGATCTTCCTCAAGGAAACCGTCGGCCCACGCCGCTGGATCGCCATCATCGTCGGCCTGATCGGCGTGCTGCTGATCGTGCAGCCCGGCACCGATGCGTTTCAACTGGCCTCGCTCCTGCCCGCGATCTCGGCGCTGCTTTACGGCGCGATGCACATGGTCACGCGCAAGATCCGCGATACCGAGAGCGCATCGACGATGACGGTCTACGTCGTCCTCCTGTTTCTGGTATCAAGCGCGATCATCGGTCTGCTGATCGGCGACGGGCGCTATGAGACGGGCGCGCACCCGGCGCTGTCGTTCCTGTTGCGCGCTTGGGGTCCGGTCGCACAAGGCGACATATGGATCATCCTCATGCTGGGCATCGCGGGTGTTGGCGGCAGCTTGCTGGTTTCGCAAGCCTACCGCCTAAGCGAGGCAGCATTCGTCGCGCCGTTCGAATACGTGGCGATGCCCATCGCGATCTTGTGGGGCGTGATGTTCTTTGACACGTGGCCCGCGTTCAACGCATGGGCCGGGATCGCGCTGATCCTCGGCTCGGGGCTTTATATGCTCTGGCGCGAAAACCGGGCAAGCGCGGTAAAGCCCGCGCCCCGTTATCGGCGATAGATCGGTGACGCCGCGCGCTGTCATATTCGATATCGGCAACGTGCTGATCCAATGGCAGCCCGAGGCCTATTTCGATCGCTTGGCTGGCCCCGAGCGGTGCCGCGCCATGTTCGCCGCAGTCGACATCCACGCGATGATGAACCGGATCGACGCGGGCGCGGATTTCGCGGGCGAGGTGGCGCGCACTGCCGCCGCGCATCCCGAATACGCGACAGAGGTCCTGCATTTTCGCGACCATTGGTGCGACATCGCGCAACCTGCCATCGCCCATTCGGTGCGCCTGTTGAACGCGCTCAGGGCGCGCCGCATCCCGGTTTTTGCCCTCTCAAACTTCGGCGTGCAGAATTTCCCGCTCAGCGCCGCGCAATTCCCGTTCCTGCGCCAGTTCGACCGCGCCTACATTTCGGGCCGGATGGGCCTGATCAAGCCCGATCCCGCAATCTATGCCGCCGTCGAAGCAGATTGCGGCCTGCCACCTGACGCGCTGCTCTTTACCGACGACCGCGACGACAACATCGCCGCA includes:
- a CDS encoding HAD family phosphatase, with amino-acid sequence MTPRAVIFDIGNVLIQWQPEAYFDRLAGPERCRAMFAAVDIHAMMNRIDAGADFAGEVARTAAAHPEYATEVLHFRDHWCDIAQPAIAHSVRLLNALRARRIPVFALSNFGVQNFPLSAAQFPFLRQFDRAYISGRMGLIKPDPAIYAAVEADCGLPPDALLFTDDRDDNIAAAAARGWQVHHFNGATGLARRLVDSGLLTPKEAT
- a CDS encoding LysE family translocator, with the translated sequence MLSIFLPLLVFLFPLAFSPGPGNMFFAASGARFGLRATLPANLGYHVATFLVTLAIGLGFAEGASLFPGLFGALKLAGSAYVLWLAWTLLCAGAQGGVAEARSIRFRDGAVLLLLNPKAYVIITLMFSQFLTTKGGSDFWVVIVIVATFTLNNLVSFLVWTMFGDILARRFREDRSARHINLAFGSLLAAVGLWMMFS
- a CDS encoding YaiI/YqxD family protein; this encodes MIYVDADACPVKDEAIRVGTRHELSVFIVSNGGLRPSPHPLVQTIIVPDGPDIADMWIAERAGPGDVVVTGDIPLAAKCVEAGALVLKHNGEALTAANIGNVLATRDLMTDLRAADPFRQGGGKGFTKADRSRFLDALERAVRQARNLAP
- a CDS encoding DMT family transporter; the encoded protein is MSVVAVQGNNTVGAFCALTAILCFSFVDLGIKLLSEGYALHQIVFLRSLVSLTVFLLIIMPFNGGWRVFYTRRPGAHLLRGTFIVCANVCLFLGLAALPIADAVAIFFISPLAIAVMSVIFLKETVGPRRWIAIIVGLIGVLLIVQPGTDAFQLASLLPAISALLYGAMHMVTRKIRDTESASTMTVYVVLLFLVSSAIIGLLIGDGRYETGAHPALSFLLRAWGPVAQGDIWIILMLGIAGVGGSLLVSQAYRLSEAAFVAPFEYVAMPIAILWGVMFFDTWPAFNAWAGIALILGSGLYMLWRENRASAVKPAPRYRR